In the Anastrepha obliqua isolate idAnaObli1 chromosome 1, idAnaObli1_1.0, whole genome shotgun sequence genome, one interval contains:
- the LOC129240835 gene encoding probable serine/threonine-protein kinase nek3 isoform X3, whose protein sequence is MPRTLQRLATIVQSVLTIIECPVCMDTITPPAMQCQNGHLLCLNCRIRAEKCPVCRDRYTPQRALIAEQIYTAITGAYNLCSTNEDKLRQKLFGEGAQVMSRRLRRAEAAKQSIGEERVQAKKRWRRRQTQTKEGQCQSQDVAPGGGQPGHFRFRTETEAATIDRGAEAAVTAPNAEGSASASAVKRESSRKKILMKLWRGKAASMENLSTSVAAKTKTTRNGQLSSSLIGAGGGVNGLACADGATTPATGMTVRAACPTHTLQLSSNRSVNNAIEDVERVLKDSQNHSTLSENNSAGTLGSDEGITTTATTTITEIPARTQTMTMPLNCATAKKTILNSTATNDVAHVNAMSKLLSATTPTTNDLSALPQYGATFQQQQKPAGEKRQLGEGEEAGEARNGKNSPQLILSTWQQQQQQQYLTGCSKCVGVAEVLTYSPPTPSTPPPSNINTVKRCPFWQRSPQPPQSAFASYNNSNYENCSCPSSALRSVDKQRSSGHTLSRSIEYLNKSCWQTATASLSPTMNLKMCCNSNSTNNRKSSSTSTSSSSSSSSSSSSSSNGSSNNNNSSSNSSDIVDSSHSILTPASSISSGVFSSSLDPNDLAATIEQHRRQQKHTKITTITVNKNALLSPMTSLGQPSSITSSLRSLSSLASSSFSSASASDESPLPSMADVPAEAYQPAAATSINSSFSSDPPSAAVMTLTSSVSSLSSTPSDLSPSKSTSLCRKSRKAATHYRCPFDDCNGIFNASSLLQRHVKVAHRLPILNFGGEEGAHIAVPLSQPVADAVLILEACKNESTNNSSSSSNNNNQHYNNENNNNNSNTNTKSNCNEDNAFSDACGRAAHKRSSVNYDDGESYAIDSQNEHKGVEKASRHTAEEAHSKHIEKQLEQTRECWIRLKAHDNSIHATALLQATAAESADYVLKMRLNGIGDTTLVPGKEAQMVAIELQLQQWPPPLPTTVTAQWSASSAVAEPKGTTTK, encoded by the exons ATGCCACGCACCCTGCAGCGTCTCGCCACCATTGTGCAATCCGTATTGACCATAATCGAGTGTCCCGTCTGCATGGACACCATCACCCCACCGGCGATGCAGTGCCAGAATGGGCACTTGCTCTGTCTCAACTGCCGCATACGTGCAGAAAAGTGTCCTGTCTGTCGGGATCGCTACACGCCACAGCGCGCTTTAATTGCCGAGCAAATCTATACAGCCATCACGGGCGCATACAATTTGTGCAGCACCAATGAAGACAAATTGCGCCAGAAGCTTTTCGGAGAGGGAGCGCAAGTGATGAGTCGGCGTTTGCGGCGCGCTGAAGCGGCCAAACAAAGCATTGGCGAAGAGCGAGTGCAGGCGAAGAAGCGCTGGCGCAGGCGACAGACGCAAACAAAGGAGGGACAATGTCAAAGTCAAGATGTGGCGCCTGGTGGCGGACAGCCTGGGCATTTTAGATTTAGAACGGAGACAGAGGCCGCGACCATTGACCGGGGCGCGGAGGCAGCAGTCACAGCTCCTAACGCAGAGGGCAGTGCCAGTGCGAGCGCAGTGAAGCGTGAGAGCAGCAGAAAAAAGATTCTAATGAAGTTATGGCGTGGCAAAGCAGCGTCCATGGAGAATCTCTCCACAAGTGTTGCAGCGAAAACAAAAACGACTAGGAATGGACAGTTGAGTAGCAGCCTTATTGGGGCGGGTGGCGGTGTTAATGGATTGGCGTGTGCGGATGGTGCAACGACCCCAGCGACTGGTATGACAGTTAGAGCAGCGTGCCCCACACACACATTGCAATTATCTTCAAATCGATCTGTTAACAATGCCATCGAGGATGTGGAGCGAGTGCTAAAAGATTCGCAAAACCACTCGACATTGAGCGAGAACAATAGCGCCGGGACACTTGGCTCCGACGAAGGTATAACCAcaacagccacaacaacaataacggaAATACCGGCGCGTACGCAGACGATGACAATGCCATTGAATTGTGCGACagcaaagaaaacaattttaaattcaacAGCAACAAATGATGTTGCACACGTAAATGCCATGTCAAAGCTTTTATCGGCAACGACACCGACTACAAATGATTTATCGGCACTGCCGCAGTACGGTGCAACATTTCAGCAACAGCAGAAACCAGCAGGCGAAAAGCGCCAGCTGGGAGAGGGAGAAGAAGCAGGGGAAGCacgaaatggaaaaaattcacCGCAACTGATATTGAGTAcgtggcaacaacaacaacaacaacagtatttAACTGGTTGCAGCAAATGTGTTGGCGTAGCAGAAGTGCTAACATATTCCCCTCCAACACCCTCAACACCCCCACCAAGCAACATCAACACCGTGAAACGTTGTCCGTTTTGGCAGCGCAGCCCGCAACCGCCTCAAAGCGCTTTTGccagctacaacaacagcaattatGAAAACTGCAGCTGTCCATCATCGGCACTGCGCTCTGTGGACAAACAACGTTCCAGCGGTCACACGTTGAGCCGTTCCattgaatatttaaacaaaagctGCTGGCAAACAGCAACAGCTTCCTTGTCTCCTACTATGAATTTGAAGATGTGCTGCAATAGCAATTCAACAAACAACCGAAAGAGCTCCTCCACCTCcacctcctcctcctcctcctcctcctcctcctcctcctcctcctccaatggcagcagcaacaacaacaacagcagcagcaacagcagcgacATCGTTGACTCATCACATTCGATTCTAACACCTGCATCCTCAATCTCTTCCGGTGTATTCTCCAGCTCACTGGACCCAAACGATTTAGCTGCAACAATTGAACAGCACAGAAGGCagcaaaaacatacaaaaattactaCCATTACCGTAAACAAAAATGCGCTGCTATCTCCAATGACCAGCTTGGGGCAACCATCGTCAATAACTTCGTCATTGCGTTCGTTATCGTCCCTGGCGTCATCATCGTTTTCATCAGCATCAGCATCCGACGAATCGCCGCTACCTTCAATGGCTGATGTGCCCGCTGAAGCGTATCAACCTGCCGCTGCTACTTCCATTAATTCTTCATTCAGCTCTGACCCTCCGTCCGCTGCTGTAATGACACTCACGTCATCAGTGTCGTCGTTGTCTTCAACGCCATCTGATTTGTCCCCTTCGAAATCGACTTCATTGTGCCGTAAGTCTCGTAAAGCTGCAACGCACTATCGATGTCCCTTTGACGATTGCAATGGTATTTTTAATG CATCATCACTTTTACAGCGACATGTCAAGGTGGCGCATCGCCTGCCCATATTGAATTTTGGTGGCGAAGAGGGCGCGCATATCGCAGTGCCGCTGAGCCAGCCAGTCGCTGATGCGGTACTCATATTGGAAGCATGCAAAAACGAAAGCACaaataacagcagcagcagcagcaacaacaacaaccaacacTATaacaatgaaaacaacaataacaacagcaatactAACACTAAGAGCAACTGCAATGAGGACAATGCGTTCAGTGATGCGTGTGGACGAGCGGCTCATAAGAGGAGCAGCGTGAACTACGACGACGGCGAGTCATACGCCATCGATAGCCAGAATGAGCACAAAGGCGTGGAGAAGGCCAGCAGGCACACAGCGGAGGAGGCGCACTCAAAGCATATTGAGAAGCAACTGGAGCAAACTAGGGAATGTTGGATTAGATTAAAAGCGCATGA taatTCCATCCATGCCACAGCGTTGTTGCAAGCAACCGCAGCGGAAAGTGCTGATTATGTGTTGAAAATGCGATTAAATGGCATTGGTGACACGACACTGGTGCCGGGCAAAGAAGCGCAAATGGTGGCGATTGAGCTGCAACTACAACAGTGGCCGCCGCCGCTGCCAACAACAGTCACAGCACAATGGTCGGCGAGCAGCGCCGTGGCCGAACCCAAAGGAACCACAACAAAATAG